The nucleotide window ttttcttcccctttgtcagcatggcaacaagagacatcaatgccctcatgggaaatcttcgtgcggaaccaacttggtaaaaactcctccaatgtcactggatttcgtggcttttgaggatggtgcatctccacttttgccttcttcaaatgcctaactggattctttttcgttggtctttttaccatcatcttccttgttggttgttctattgattctttttagGGCTCTTTTTGTGGTGCCTACGACGAGTCACTAATGTCCAACCTTCATCGTCATCAGGTTGATTGACTTCAGCTTTGTCGCTCTctagtaattcttcatctttacatTCTTTAAAACCACATAAGTCATCCAGACTGagtgagccaaaggtgatagagattTGGTTTgtgcttgctttctcatcttcaagcatgatcttcttttcgcgagccaagtccatgactttatccttgaagacaaaacacttctccagagggtggcttacaagtcggTGATATTTGCAGTAGTTCGGGTCATTTATTTTCCCAActtcatttggtcgcttcatctccggaagctcaatgagatttaactcgaggagttcttcaaaaatggcTGGCACATTAGAATCCAGGAATGGGTACTCTTTTtcctgcatttcttttagagtcaacttcccacttggcttatcttgaaacaaagtggatttcatactctgcttcttgctctcCTTCGTCGTGAACTTCACAAGTGATGTATTGatattcatagcttctttgctttcagacttgggtacgaacttgccccacttcctgacttcttgcttgtcactCACTTTtcgaggttcatagatgggtagcctttcatttccagtggaagccatgctcaattccatgtcataggcacgagttgcaagttcttcaaatgtgctaggcttgataccttgcaagatgtagcgcaatccctaatgcatgccttggatgcacatctctatgcctgaagcttcactaagcctgtctttgcagttgaggcttgcgttcctccaacgattgataaagtcgataactggttccccCTTTCATTGACGAGTATTTGTGAGCTCTATCATACTCACCGTGCGTcttgtgctataaaagcgattgaggaactattgctctagttgatcccaactgtcgatagatccagcctcgaggtccgtgtaccagtcaaaagcatttccttttagcgagcaaacaaactgcttgatgaggtaatctccataagtcccagcattgttgcacgtctcaacgaagtgcgcaatatgttgctttgggttacctttaccatcaaactgttgaaacttcggaggttgatagccagcaggcatcttcaacatatcgacccttgcagtgtacgactttgcatatgtaagggaggatttggcagcaacttcatatttgttcttaatggttccttcgatgaactccttcagttgatcgattggaatcatcccttcagatgagacagggatagccttagtggatgctgcttgtcttgggggagagtcactctctagaacttctgggagcttgccgggtgcatgggtagattcttcttccatcaagattcccaccctgtctgttagcttgtcaattctagcctcttgattttgcatgcatttggtcaagccagTGATTGCTTCcatcaagtttgccaactgctcctccatagatgaagtgtttgtcaccatggcttgcatgattatCGTCGATGATGGAGAatagcatggattttcacacagattgatccttgactgggtcacgctatgtggtgtaagtggggaggatccatcgcttgaaacatcatcatcttccttcatagCAGAGTGCTTGgagccggagaggtcaagcagagcaagagttttcttgatcttttcagtaacatcgcttcctccttcagatGCATTTGTGGAAGAttttgctccttttgaggatgaagatccgaaaacaggGGTTGATGCAGACGACACTTGGGGTGCTTATTGCCCTAAAAAGCTTGTTTTGCTCCTCATAACTGGTCCGAAGCTTCCAAAGGTGACATCGatgatgctttccacatcagcatagaacctggagttagcagccttggtggatgttgatttggagttgattttcttcgaagccatttcaatgttcttgaactttggtgactgaaaagttgagatgagaggtagagatcgTCCCACTGGGCATGCCAGAATttatagacaataaatttgcgtcgagaaaataaaatcaagatcgaaaaatatcgcaacaatcgtagtattttatttcgaatatttgagtgttacaatctctatgaatcctctgattcttcttttcaatagtaaataaattcaagggcctttgagcttgatcttgaatatgtatttgttgccTCGAACGataatcttgttcttgagcttgaacttgaccttgatttgttcttcgttcttggacttgcacttgatttctttaacttgaacttgaagcctgaaactggtggaggaatttgcagcgtttgatccacgagctctttcttgcttcttgttataacttctggtgtcttttctgggttatgaagacccctatttatagttgtggaagagaagAGTTgtaataagaacaaactctttctgaCCAATCAAATGGAAGTGTGACATGactgcatttgattggccagaacatgtcacttgcacacgtggcgcgattttATGGGCATTTTAGTGTGACtaggcatgccttgtcattttgacacgtggcatgatcctattggctcttccgcttgacttggcgtgccacatcATTTGACACGTAGCATCAAATTGAGCCTCTAAGAAGATGGCATCTTGGgtttaatgaagtgggctcatcacttttagcccaattaaatgggctaacccaatggattaagacttatttatttaatccatatatattggacttatatcattaatttaattatggtagcccataatatttatttggactaatatatttaaaatggtccaaattattttattgaatttataTTCAATAAAATTTGCATGCCTACATACCTACAAATAGGTAATAAATTTACAATAGTATCGCataatctatctatattattattaaaagaagaagaaaatgcatCCACATTAAACCAAGTGATAGCCTCAGAATAGATCAGTTGGCAATTTAGTACAAAGTTAGTTAGGTTAAGTAATAATTAATTTCTTTGttaatttaaattcttaaaaacTGAAATTATACATTATATGttattaataattagttactcttttcAATTTGAATTAAACCATacataacttcttcttttttagaaaacaaatttttttaatatatttaaaattatatttctaGTTTACGCTAAATGTcatctttcaagtttgacacTCAAAATCATCTAGTTATAACTATCATGACTATACATAATTTCATCCGACAATATTATAAGAAATTCAACTATTATGCTAATAAAGACATACTGCAGAGACCGAGGAACGAGATGAGCCTTCTGGTATTCCTTTATAAATGCAAGACAAGTCTTCTACTAATATAGAGGCGTTGTGTGATGAAAGTAGACATGAAATTATTGAGAAATGTTATCATATGTAagtgactttatttattattcatgGTGGATTATCAATATATAGTAATTTGTGGAATAGACTTCTACATATTGAATGTTGTATTTTGATTATTCAAATCATCATGTAACAATAAGTAATTATACAAGATAATATTATATGCTTTGGTATAACTATATATGTAAaattgatttaaatctttaatatATATGTTTACTTTACGtttcatattttaattaaattaaataaaaaataataaaagtatcttacgataaatatttaagtttattttctctttaaaataataataagaccTTTGTATTGTCCTTTTTGGTAATTTGACACTCAAAAGCACATTTTAGAAAGATTGGCCAAAcataatttgtttatcaaatgtCACAAAAAAATACTTAAATGAATTGGTCaaacataatattttttttttaaagtactttcggaaaaagtactttttttaaaaaataagcagaTATTGACAGCTcggccaaacgggctctaagtaaCATTTTTCTTGGAAGTTATTTATATTCTTTATCTGATTCTTTCGTTGATTCTATCGATTTTTTCGTTGAATTTGAATGATCATTGATAAAAAGGATTCAAGTTAAGTCAAATACTTGAGTTTATGGTATTCTAATTCGTATAATTAAAATTTACCTTATCATTTATTCATTCTTAggcatatttattttgtttccaCTAATCCATGCGCAATCCAACTTAGAAATTAAGAGATTCTTTCAACTTATTATATTCAAACATGgaaccaaaacaaaaaaagacTCGAAGCTCAACTATGATCAAGATACATCCTTTTTTATCATTTTACGTACTTCAGCTCAGAATAGACTAGGTATCTGAGTTTAATCTTATGTTCTTAACGTTGAAGGTCTATTTGATTAAAAATGATCTGTCtgagggtgtgtttggtataatgaaaaatgttttacgtggaaaatattttcttgaaaaacaagtagtaatcttatttattttccggtgtttggtacacaaattaaagaagaaaatgacttctcaagagtattcgtagataatttagatataataaacatgaagccataaactttcaaaccaacaaccttccgaaccccacaaatttcataaactttggAATCGCCAAACTTTCGAAACCGCGaaatttcgaacctgtaaacTTTATAATTTATAAACCCGTAAagttccaaacacataaacctccgaactcataactttggaacttgtaaaattttgaacctttaaaccgataaacaaaaaaactaaaactgaaaaatatattttcctgaGGGGGAGGGGGTGcagaaaaacggaaaaaaaataatttgaaattacaaaaaaaaggtTGTGTGGGGTGGTGGTGGGGGGAGGGGGTGGGTGGTACAGAAAAACGAAAACATAGAAATTTGAAATAGcaaaaaaataaggtaaaaaatatattttttttgcgGGAGTTGGAGGGTGGGATAGTAGGGTGAGTGATaacggaaaaactgaaatttgaaaaagaaaaaaaaaaccttttttggAGAGAGagggtggggtgggttggtgacGGTAGGGAAGATTGAGTaggagttttgaaaaatgttCCTTTTCTTGGTaagaaaaacattttcctccaattggagtaAAATAGGTTCATAAGGAAAGCCAACCAAACATTAAAAAAATGGAAAagttcgtaccaaacacacctgAAAGCTTGAAAATTTTCAGTGGCTTAAAATACATTAAACAAaatttaacccccccccccccctcaaaaAAAACTCGAGTGTATAAATGTAGGATATATAAACTATAGGGACCAAACTGTAACCAAAATAAAACTAATGCGGGTTTCTGAGACCCGTTACTTCATAACCTATTCACAGTTTTACCCACTTGTACCAGTAAGGTAATCGCATTCATGGCGTCCTCTGTATCCACAAACCTCAACTTCATTTTACCACATTCTTCAGTAACCCGTCCATTGAAATCTACCACCACAAGACAATTCTCAGTGCGATGTGGCGGCCCCAGAAGCAACCGTGGACCTCTAGTCAAGGGTCGAATACTGAGCATTGAAGCAATCCAAGCAATTCAAGCTCTAAAACGAGCCCAAAGAACCGACCCGTCCCAAATTGAAGCTCAAATTTCCAAAACCCTCTCTCGTCTCATCAAAGCAGATCTTATCGCCGCCTTCAAAGAGCTCTTACGACAGGACCTTACCGATTTAGCCGTCAAAGTTTTCCCAGCCGTTCAATCTGAATGCAGCGTTCCCGATTTGGGTCTTTACGCTGATATGGTTTTAGCTTTGACCAGAACAGGTTTGACCGAACATATTGGTGATTTGATTTGTGATTTGGAGAAAGAGGATAAAATTCAGGTTGATGATAAGGCGCTGGTGAGATTAGTGAGGGCGTTGATTGAAGGTGAACAAGTTGAATCAACTGTTAGAGTTTATGAATTGATGAAAAGGAGTGGATGGGGTTCTGGAATTGAAATTGATGAATATGTAGCTAAGGTTTTAAGGAGGGGTTTTAAAAGGTTTGGGAAAGATGATTTGGCTAATGAGGTTGATGCACAATTACAAAGATTGTCTCGTGTAGTTTTGGGGAAAAATTAGATTCTCAAATTTGAGAACGAAATTAGATTTTCTTTTCATTATCCATTGTACATGTAAATTTTAACACTAGTATACATTGTTTTTGTGCCCTTCCTTAATATCTTTTACCAGTGATGATGCAGCTGAACTTTGATTCTAATGAAAA belongs to Nicotiana tabacum cultivar K326 chromosome 6, ASM71507v2, whole genome shotgun sequence and includes:
- the LOC107790898 gene encoding protein THYLAKOID ASSEMBLY 8, chloroplastic-like; this encodes MASSVSTNLNFILPHSSVTRPLKSTTTRQFSVRCGGPRSNRGPLVKGRILSIEAIQAIQALKRAQRTDPSQIEAQISKTLSRLIKADLIAAFKELLRQDLTDLAVKVFPAVQSECSVPDLGLYADMVLALTRTGLTEHIGDLICDLEKEDKIQVDDKALVRLVRALIEGEQVESTVRVYELMKRSGWGSGIEIDEYVAKVLRRGFKRFGKDDLANEVDAQLQRLSRVVLGKN